DNA from Chitinophaga pendula:
ATCGTATCAATGATAGAACTTTACACAACACTACTTACTAACCCAATATATCTACAAAAGCACCCTGCTATAAACGCTTCCCGTATAGCAGATTCCCCCCGCATTTTACCTTTATACCTATTAGCTGTACTGTAGCAATTCTTACGATATCAATAATACCAATACCGCCTGTATCGCCTATATCACACCTTCCGTACCATCATACTTCTCTTGACTAATGTCACATTCACCTCATCTGTACAGTCACCTCATCTGTACTGCCGTCCCTTTCCTGAGTTTTCCCCTAATACGTTTCCCCAATACATAATCACTATCCCCCATTACTCCACCTATCGTCTCTTCTTCATTTATTTCCAAAAAACGAAAAGGGATAAGATAAAGCACATACGACATATGATATGATCGCATACACTTTACCTTATCCCTTTACAAAGGATAATATTATGATCAGGCGCCGCCTAACTTACATTTCTGTAATACTTCCCATGACTTACCATTGTGACGCAGGAAGTAAAGGTTATTCACCTTAAAGGAAGCAGTATATTCTTTGTTCTCGTATTCAGGCCATGCCTCGTTAAACTGCTCATCGGTCAGATCTTTAAAAGATACGGTCACGTGTGGCGTAAATCCGGTACGAGCCAGCATAGTACTAAAGCCGAACTCCTTACGTAAGAAGTTTATCAGTTGACGATGCATAGCAGAAATCGTTTCACTCTTCTCTACATTGATAAAGAGTACACGGTTCTGTTTGTTCGGGAACGTACCAAAACCATTGAGCGATACTTCAAAAGGAGCCTGAGTTTTGGCAAATTCAGCCAGCTCGTCACAGAACGCTTTTTCCAGGGCAGGATCAGCAGTGAACGGTACCTGCAGCGTTATATGCGGCAACACTTTTAAGGCGTATACCGGACCATATTTTTCTGCAAACTCTTGTTTTATTTTGATGATCTCCTTACCAACTTCAGCGGTTGGCAATAGCGCAATAAAGTATATTTTATTATCTGGCTTTGGAGGCATGGGGCGACGCATACGGCCACCTTGACCCTGGCCGTAACCACCACCGCCGCGGTTGTAACCACCACCGCCACCGCGATCGTAACCACCACCACCGCCGCGATCGTAACCACCACCGCCACCGCGGTTGTAACCACCACCGCCACCGCGATTGTAACCACCACCACCGCCGCCGCGATCGTAACCACCACCGCCACCGCGGTTGTAACCACCACCGCCACCACCACGATCGTAACCACCGCCGCCGCCGCCACGGTTGTAACCACCGCCACCGCCATCACGGTTGTAACCACCACCGCCATCACGGTCACGGTATCCACCACCACCGCCATCACGGTCACGGTATCCACCACCACCGCCATCGCGGTCACGGTATCCACCACCACCGCCATCGCGGTCACGGTATCCACCACCGCCGCCATCACGGTCACGGTATCCACCACCACCACCGCCATCACGGTCACGGTTGTAACCACCACCGCCATCACGGTCTCCACGGTTATAGTCGGGTCTCATATCACGGTCTCCCCTGTTATAATCTGGGCGATCACGGTCTCCGCGATTGTAATCGGACCTTCCATCACGGTCCCTGTTATAGCCACCGGATCTGTCATCGCGATCCCTGTTGTAGGCTGGTCTGCCTTCCCTTTCATTATTGAAGTTGGGCCTGCTGTAACCTCCCGGATTCTCTTCTCTAGGGGAATCATTCTCTTTGTTAGTGTCAGAAGAGTACTTACGGGGGCGTTCGTTTCTCTCAAAATTCATCTTACTTAATTAAGCGTTTGAAGCAATATTTGCAATGATTTCATAAAAATGAAATACGTCTGTATACGAATTATATAAGGGCGTCGGCGATACCCGTATCACTCCGGGTTCCCTCCAATCCACTATAATACCGGCATTTGTCATTTGTTGATGTACCTCTTTACCCCTGTTGCGGAACAACAAAGATAATTGTGCACCATGTTCTTCACAATTTTTTGGTGTTATTATTTCAAATTCTATACCTGTCAACTGTTCCAGCAAAAACCGTAAATAGTTGGTTAATGAAATACTCTTTGCGCGTAGTGCAGACATCCCTGCAGATTCAAATAAAGCCAATGATGCTCTCAACGATACCATATTAAATACCTGTGCTGTACTGATCTGCCAACCGCCGGCATTGGTCTTAGGCACAAAGCCTTTCTCCATTTTAAATCTGGTGGTCTCTTCATTGCCCCACCATCCGCCTAGTCTGATTAAGCCTGGGTCCGATGCATGCTTTTCATGTATATATGCGCCTCCCGCGGCGCCGGGTCCTCCATTCAGATATTTATACGAACACCATACTGCAAAATCTACACCCCAATCATGAAGTGATACTGGAACATTTCCTGCCACATGCGCCAGGTCGAACCCAGCAATGGCACCTGCCTGATGAGCGGCCGCAGTAATAGCCTGTATATCAAACAACTGGCCGGTATAATAGTTTATTCCCCCCAATAATATTAAAGCTAAGCTACTACTTTGATCGTTAATAATTTGTAAAATATCCTCGCTTTCAATCAAATGCGCGCCTTCTCGGGGAGCTACTTCTATTATTGCTGTCTCCGGATCAAATCCATGTAAACGTACCTGTGTTTCAATTGCATACTGGTCACTCGGAAATGCTCCTGCCTCCATTAATATCTTGAATCGCTGCTGCGTAGGCTTGTAAAATGTCATCATCAACAAGTGCAGGTTCACTGTAAGTGTATTCATTACTGTTACCTCACCTGCCTTTGCTCCGACAATTGCCGCCATCGGCTTACTGCAGTATTCCTGGTAGTATAACCATGGATGCTGCGCCTTCCAGTATCCTTCTACCGCATGCTCTTGCCAATCTTTCAGCTCCTGATCAATAGCCCCTTTCACTCCTTTAGGCTGTAATCCCAGCGAGTTTCCACACAAGTAAATGGCATCCTTACCATTACGTTGGGGAAAATGAAACGCGTCCCGGAAAGGCCGTAAAGTGTCCAGTCTATCTTGCTCTTCGGCAAATGCTAATGTCGCCAGATACATATCCAGTATTTGCTTATTTATTTCCAGGCATACAGATAAGGTGCAAGTTATCTGCCGCCACTATCTTTAATTGCTCATCAATCACCATCCAGTAAATTACCCAGACCTCCCAGTATACTTCCTTCTTCTTTCCGGGGCCCTGTTCCATAAGCCAATATACGGCTGGCCAAACGACTGATAGGTAATGACTGTATCCATACCTTACCAGGACCTCTCAGCACAGCGAAGAATAATCCCTCACCGCCGAATACCATATTCTTGACCCCTTTTATGAATTCTATATCAAAATCTATATTCTGTGTGTATGCGACCACACAACCCGTATCAATCTTTAACACCTCTCCTGCTTGCAACTCTTTCTCTACCACCATACCACCTGCATGCACGAAAGCGAGCCCATCCCCCTCCAGTTTCTGCATGATAAACCCTTCGCCACCAAATATTCCTGTACCTAACCTACGCTGGAACTCAATTCCTACACTTACTCCTTTAGCAGCACACAAGAAAGCATCTTTCTGACAGATCACTTTACCCCCCATTAACCCCAGGTCCATTGGAATGATCCGCCCGGGATAAGGAGCCGCAAAACTCACCCGTTTCTTACCCTGTCCGATATTTGTAAATGCAGTCATAAACAGGCTCTCTCCCGTTAGTATCCGCTTACCGGCAGATAATAATTTACCTAAAAATCCCTGGGAAGGCTGTGAACCATCGCCAAACATGGTTTGCATCTGGATCTCCTGGTCCATCATCATAAAGCTGCCACTTTCAGCTACAGCAGTCTCTTGAGGATCTAATTCCACCTCTACGATCTGCATTTCTTCCCCAAATATTCGGTAGTCTATTTCGTGATTATTAGGCATATATTACATGGTACATGGTCCGCAATCCCTGTCTCGTTATAACAGGCTCGTATTTAAAAGCGGAATATTTGATTGTTTAGTTTTCTTTCATAGTCACGGCATCACGCCTATGATCAACACACAGTGCGGCCACCTCATTAAGGCCGGGTTAGCATATCCATATCTCGTTTGTTTTTTCATGCTTTTTCCGTGGCAGGAGCGCAGATTGGTCTGTTGGATTCTAAATCTTATCTGTTGTATTGTCTTTTCAAATTGTATTTGTAATCCCCATTTTCTTAAATAACCTATTGTCTCTCAAGCAAGACTGTTTCATGTAAAGGATGACCAGATGTTGACAATTGTATTATTTGTTGCTCTTTATCTAAATGGCCTTGGGCATCTCACCCATTTCTAAAAAATGTAAAAACAACGGCGACTCAATTCAACTTTACTTATTTCTCATTTTTAATGTCCACATTACAGCTCAGGACATAGGCTCAATTAAACTTCTTTCATTACCGGTTTTCAATATTACAAATCAAGTTTCAAAACTTCCTGCCTGTTTTTTAACAATTATTAGGCTTTTTGGTTTTCTTTTATAAAGATATTCTTTCGGGCGTAAAATTTCTTTATAAATTCAAAAATAACAAAGCCCCTCTGAATTGCAAGCGCACGCAATTGTTAAAATTTGTTAATGCTGCTCCCTTTTTTAGCCTCCTTGCCTAACCTCGGAGGGCCATCTTAAATCGCTTTTCCGCTACAGATAAGCATCTAAACTGATCTATGCCAATTGATCACCTCGCCTTTGCTGCTCTCAAAAAAACAGATTTTGACAAAAAATTTAATCTGGCATTGAATATTTCCACCCGAATATACTACGTATTTACCGGAAAAAACAACCTATTGTTACGAATGGCGTCCTACTCCTCTCCCCCAATAATAAAAAAAACCGTCCCGAAGATTCGGGACGGTGTCTGTTACCTACAACTGTTACACTGTATGAGCCTTAGCTCAAAACAAACTTTATATACGCATATTATATATATCAATGATGTGCACTTACGCCGTTGCCTTCCTTACTGCCGGCATTTACCGGCGAAGCGCCTTCTGGATTTCTGAAAAACTCATATGGCTTAGACGATACATAATGAGGATCATGCAGCTTCTTCACCGTTTCCTTCTTCAAAAACAGCTTGGCGATCAACACCAGGAACGGCACATACTTCAGTCCCCTCGGCCAGCCCAGGTAATCCAATACATCGATAGACCGCTTATTCATCGCATACATCACAGGCACCAAAATCAAAGTGAGGAAGGTCGCAAAAACCAACCCGTACACCATCGTCCAGGCCAATGGTCCCCAGAAGGCGACATTGTCACCACCGAAGAAGATATGTGGATTAAACTCAGAGAATAATGTGGCAAAGTCAATATTTAATCCTACCGCTAATGGGATCAGACCCAATATAGCCGCAATAGCAGTCAGTAATACGGGCGTCATGCGGGTCCGGCCACCTTCAATCACCGCATCGTACACCGGCGTACCCTGCTGTACCAGCAGATCCGTAAACTCCACTAACACGATACCATTACGTACCACAATACCAGCCAACGCCATAATACCTACTCCCGTCATTACAATGGAGATGTCCATACCGAAAATGGAAAATCCTAAGAATACGCCGATGATACTGAACAATATCTCCATAAATATTACCAACGGACGACCTACTGAGTTAAATTGCGTCACCATGATCATCAGGATCAGACCAAAAGCACCCAGCATCGCAGCTAATAGGAAGTTGGATGTCTCCTGCTGATCTTCCTGCTCACCGGTCATCTTCATCGTCACACCAGTCGGTTTAGGGAATTCCTGCATGGCCGTCTGTATTTGTTGTACCACCTCATTTGCATTGTACCCCGTCAACACGTTAGAATACAACGTCACCACTCGCTTCTGATCTATACGTTTAATACTTGCATAAGTATTGGAATAGCGGATATCAGCTACCGCAGACAAAGGCACCTGCCTGATCACACCGCCATGGTTCATATCCCGGTAGGTCAGATTCGTACTCATCAGTGTATTGATGTTATTACGCTGGCTTTCCTGGAAGCGTACCATAATAGGATAGTCATCATCCGGATCTCTGAATTTGGATACTTCCAAACCATATAATGCATTACGCAAGGCATCACCAACAGTCTTGGTAGAGATACCCTCCCTGTTCGCTCTTTCACGATCAATATTCACCAGGATCTCAGGCTTATTACTCTGGAAGTCCGTCTTCAACTCCTCGACACCAGCAATCTGTAAGGAATCCAAGTATCGCTTCAAACGCTCAGATGCGCTAGTGAGCTCCTCAAATTCATCACCGGATATCTCAATGTTAATAGGTTTACCAGTCGGAGGCCCGCCTTGCTCCTGTTCAACGGTAATATCTGCACCCGGGATACCCTTTACAGCATCACGGATTTTACCTAAGTATTCTTTACTGGATTGACCATGGCGCTGTCCAAATTCCACGAAAGCAACTGTCACCTTACCTTTCTGCGGCTGCACACTCATGTCCATCTGACTGGGATCTCCGGCGCCTACTGCTACGTTCGATATAATGGATTTTACAATAGGATTATTCTTACCTACCACTTTTGTGATCCGCTGCTCAATGATATTTGTGATAGAATCCGTATATCGCTGATCTGTACCATTAGGCAATTCGATATATGCATAGATGAAGTTAGGATCCGCTGAAGGGAAGAATACCACCTTAGGATTACGCACAGCTGTCAGGAAAATACTGAATATCAGCAGACCGAAAGTCCCAATCAATATCCATATCGGACGCCACCCTATCATACACCATTTTAATATGCGCCTGTAACGCTCCTGTACACGAGGCCATATATTACTCTGGAATTTCCGGGCAACTCCTCCCAGCCAAAATCGCTCCAGCACAATCATCAGGTAAATGAACACTACAAAGTTACCGACACCTGCACCACTGGCTGCATAGCCAATAAGTGCGATAAAGGCAAATACACCGGTAAGAATAGCAAACTTCCTGTTAAAAGTAGGCTTAGGATGGTTTTCACCTTCATGACGATCCATGAAGTCAACGGCGAATACCGGGTTAATGATATAAGCTACTATCAATGAAGCTCCCAATGTAGTAATCAGCGTCACCGGCAGGAAGAACATAAATTTACCGATCACACCAGGCCAGAATAACAACGGTACAAACGGTGCCAACACCGTCAGCGTTCCGGAGAACACGGGAAGGAACACTTCTCCCGCCGCTACCTTCGCCGCTCGTACAATTCCGATATCCTTCCGTTCATAGAATATGCGATGCACATTCTCAATCACCACGATCGCATCATCCACTACGATACCTAAGGCCAGTAGGAAGGAGAACAACACCATCATATTGAGTGTGAACCCATACGCTGGCATCAGCAGGAACGCAATGAACATGGATATAGGTACAGACAGTGCCACAAAGATTGCATTCACCGCCCCCATGAAGAACATCAGGATCAACGTTACCAATACAAAACCAATGATGATCGTATTGATCAGGTCGTGTAAGGTCACCCGTGTAGAATCAGACTGGTCTGCTGTAATGGTTACATCCAACCCTTTAGGCAGGTAGTCTTCTTTCATCTCATCGATGATTTTTCGGATCTTATCACTGGCATCAATCAGGTTCTTACCACTCTGTTTGATCACGTTCAGAGTGATCACATTCTTTCCGTTCAGACGCGCATAACTCTCCTGCTCCTTAAATCCGTCCTTTATCTCAGCAATGTCTTTCAGGTAAACAATTGCTCCGGATTGTCCCCGCACAACGATGTTGGCAATCTTAGTGGGATCTTTATATTCCCCTTTTACACTGAGTGTACGTTTCTGACCATCCATATTCACCAAACCACCAGACATAGTCAGGTTTTCTGACCTTACAGCGCCCATCAGATCATCAAAGTTGATCTTGGCAGCATCCATTTTGTATTTATCAACGTTGATCTGTATCTCCCGGTCCAGTGCCCCTACGATGTCCACACGCGTGATCTCTGTCAGTGCCTCTATACGATCCTGCATTTCATCCGCATAACGTTTAAGGGATTGCAGATCAAAATCACCGGACAGATTTACGTTCATAATAGGTATCTGCGATACATCCACCTTGGTGATCTGTGGCTCCTTACCATCCGTACTAAGGTTAGTCGGAAGATCTGGCTTGGCATCATCTACTTTCTGTCTCACCTCCTGCCTCGCACGTTCCATATCCTCACCGGCATTAAATTCTATGGTGATGGCAGAGTAATCCTGCATGGATGTACTCTTGATAGATTTCACACCGGATATACCACCCAATTGTTTTTCTATCGGTTTGGTCACCAGTGTTTCCATATCTTCCGGAGAAGTACCATAGTATTGCGTACTAACATAAAACTGAGGAAATACTACTTCCGGGAATTGTTCTTTAGGTAGACTATTATAAGCCATGATACCTGCGATCGCCAGGATAATGGTAGCAACATAAATGCTTACCTTATTATCGATAGCCCAACTGGTCGGCTTAAATTCTTTATTCAGGTTGTCTTGCATAACTTAAATTGTTAGTGATCCAAAGACAGCTGTTACGCAGTCTTTCTACATGTTGGGTCATCCT
Protein-coding regions in this window:
- a CDS encoding TIGR00266 family protein encodes the protein MPNNHEIDYRIFGEEMQIVEVELDPQETAVAESGSFMMMDQEIQMQTMFGDGSQPSQGFLGKLLSAGKRILTGESLFMTAFTNIGQGKKRVSFAAPYPGRIIPMDLGLMGGKVICQKDAFLCAAKGVSVGIEFQRRLGTGIFGGEGFIMQKLEGDGLAFVHAGGMVVEKELQAGEVLKIDTGCVVAYTQNIDFDIEFIKGVKNMVFGGEGLFFAVLRGPGKVWIQSLPISRLASRILAYGTGPRKEEGSILGGLGNLLDGD
- a CDS encoding efflux RND transporter permease subunit; protein product: MQDNLNKEFKPTSWAIDNKVSIYVATIILAIAGIMAYNSLPKEQFPEVVFPQFYVSTQYYGTSPEDMETLVTKPIEKQLGGISGVKSIKSTSMQDYSAITIEFNAGEDMERARQEVRQKVDDAKPDLPTNLSTDGKEPQITKVDVSQIPIMNVNLSGDFDLQSLKRYADEMQDRIEALTEITRVDIVGALDREIQINVDKYKMDAAKINFDDLMGAVRSENLTMSGGLVNMDGQKRTLSVKGEYKDPTKIANIVVRGQSGAIVYLKDIAEIKDGFKEQESYARLNGKNVITLNVIKQSGKNLIDASDKIRKIIDEMKEDYLPKGLDVTITADQSDSTRVTLHDLINTIIIGFVLVTLILMFFMGAVNAIFVALSVPISMFIAFLLMPAYGFTLNMMVLFSFLLALGIVVDDAIVVIENVHRIFYERKDIGIVRAAKVAAGEVFLPVFSGTLTVLAPFVPLLFWPGVIGKFMFFLPVTLITTLGASLIVAYIINPVFAVDFMDRHEGENHPKPTFNRKFAILTGVFAFIALIGYAASGAGVGNFVVFIYLMIVLERFWLGGVARKFQSNIWPRVQERYRRILKWCMIGWRPIWILIGTFGLLIFSIFLTAVRNPKVVFFPSADPNFIYAYIELPNGTDQRYTDSITNIIEQRITKVVGKNNPIVKSIISNVAVGAGDPSQMDMSVQPQKGKVTVAFVEFGQRHGQSSKEYLGKIRDAVKGIPGADITVEQEQGGPPTGKPINIEISGDEFEELTSASERLKRYLDSLQIAGVEELKTDFQSNKPEILVNIDRERANREGISTKTVGDALRNALYGLEVSKFRDPDDDYPIMVRFQESQRNNINTLMSTNLTYRDMNHGGVIRQVPLSAVADIRYSNTYASIKRIDQKRVVTLYSNVLTGYNANEVVQQIQTAMQEFPKPTGVTMKMTGEQEDQQETSNFLLAAMLGAFGLILMIMVTQFNSVGRPLVIFMEILFSIIGVFLGFSIFGMDISIVMTGVGIMALAGIVVRNGIVLVEFTDLLVQQGTPVYDAVIEGGRTRMTPVLLTAIAAILGLIPLAVGLNIDFATLFSEFNPHIFFGGDNVAFWGPLAWTMVYGLVFATFLTLILVPVMYAMNKRSIDVLDYLGWPRGLKYVPFLVLIAKLFLKKETVKKLHDPHYVSSKPYEFFRNPEGASPVNAGSKEGNGVSAHH
- a CDS encoding 2'-5' RNA ligase family protein, with translation MNFERNERPRKYSSDTNKENDSPREENPGGYSRPNFNNEREGRPAYNRDRDDRSGGYNRDRDGRSDYNRGDRDRPDYNRGDRDMRPDYNRGDRDGGGGYNRDRDGGGGGGYRDRDGGGGGYRDRDGGGGGYRDRDGGGGGYRDRDGGGGGYRDRDGGGGYNRDGGGGGYNRGGGGGGYDRGGGGGGYNRGGGGGYDRGGGGGGYNRGGGGGYNRGGGGGYDRGGGGGYDRGGGGGYNRGGGGYGQGQGGRMRRPMPPKPDNKIYFIALLPTAEVGKEIIKIKQEFAEKYGPVYALKVLPHITLQVPFTADPALEKAFCDELAEFAKTQAPFEVSLNGFGTFPNKQNRVLFINVEKSETISAMHRQLINFLRKEFGFSTMLARTGFTPHVTVSFKDLTDEQFNEAWPEYENKEYTASFKVNNLYFLRHNGKSWEVLQKCKLGGA
- the kynU gene encoding kynureninase yields the protein MYLATLAFAEEQDRLDTLRPFRDAFHFPQRNGKDAIYLCGNSLGLQPKGVKGAIDQELKDWQEHAVEGYWKAQHPWLYYQEYCSKPMAAIVGAKAGEVTVMNTLTVNLHLLMMTFYKPTQQRFKILMEAGAFPSDQYAIETQVRLHGFDPETAIIEVAPREGAHLIESEDILQIINDQSSSLALILLGGINYYTGQLFDIQAITAAAHQAGAIAGFDLAHVAGNVPVSLHDWGVDFAVWCSYKYLNGGPGAAGGAYIHEKHASDPGLIRLGGWWGNEETTRFKMEKGFVPKTNAGGWQISTAQVFNMVSLRASLALFESAGMSALRAKSISLTNYLRFLLEQLTGIEFEIITPKNCEEHGAQLSLLFRNRGKEVHQQMTNAGIIVDWREPGVIRVSPTPLYNSYTDVFHFYEIIANIASNA